In the genome of Massilia sp. PAMC28688, one region contains:
- a CDS encoding isochorismatase family protein has translation MKRNLHLLIIDPQNDFCDLPPAYLPAGESPALPVPGAHADMQRVARLIDQGASGLAAISITLDSHHRIDVAHTTFWMDAAGAAVAPFTQITLADLEQGRYAPRDAAARPRVLDYLAALERAGRYQLMVWPTHCEIGSWGHNVHADVRTAYNRWEEATLRTVQKVSKGTNPWTEHYSAIQAEVPDAGDASTQVNSAFIAELRKADRVYITGEAGSHCVKATTEHIVEHWDQNQLERLVLVIDCMSPVSGFGEQHDSFVRAMRERGVTLAQASDVAAELLDNAP, from the coding sequence ATGAAGCGCAACCTGCATCTGCTCATTATCGATCCACAAAACGACTTTTGTGACCTGCCGCCGGCATACCTGCCCGCCGGTGAGTCGCCCGCCTTGCCGGTTCCGGGCGCGCATGCCGACATGCAGCGCGTGGCCCGCCTGATCGACCAGGGGGCATCGGGCCTGGCGGCCATCAGCATCACGCTTGACTCGCACCACCGCATCGACGTGGCCCATACCACCTTCTGGATGGACGCCGCGGGCGCTGCGGTGGCGCCTTTTACGCAGATCACCCTGGCCGATTTGGAGCAGGGCCGCTATGCCCCGCGCGACGCCGCAGCCCGTCCGCGGGTGCTGGACTACCTGGCCGCGCTCGAGCGCGCGGGACGCTACCAGCTCATGGTCTGGCCCACGCACTGCGAAATAGGATCATGGGGCCACAATGTGCATGCCGACGTGCGTACGGCCTACAACCGTTGGGAGGAAGCGACCCTGCGCACCGTGCAGAAAGTGAGTAAGGGTACCAATCCCTGGACCGAGCACTACTCGGCCATCCAGGCCGAAGTCCCGGACGCAGGCGACGCCAGTACCCAGGTCAACAGCGCCTTCATCGCAGAATTGCGCAAGGCGGACCGCGTCTATATCACCGGCGAAGCGGGCAGCCACTGCGTCAAGGCGACCACCGAGCATATCGTCGAACACTGGGACCAGAACCAGCTGGAGCGCCTGGTGCTGGTGATCGACTGCATGAGCCCCGTGAGCGGGTTCGGCGAGCAGCACGACAGCTTTGTGCGCGCCATGCGCGAGCGCGGTGTCACGCTTGCCCAGGCCAGCGACGTGGCTGCCGAACTGCTGGACAACGCGCCTTGA
- the pncB gene encoding nicotinate phosphoribosyltransferase translates to MTPIVRSLLETDLYKFTMWQALLHKHPSAQAEYAFVCRNEPAYPLAELKADVERELDHLCQLSFTLEEIDYLRSLRFIKSDFADFLTVFRFQRRFIEVSTDGGTLLIRAAGPQVHVMGFEIYVLYIVNELYFRRFDQDAALAEGRKRLAAKITLLRAFAEEAPCRHPFEFFDFGVRRRFSGAWHEEVVATLAREVPDYFKGTSNVYLAMKYKLVPIGTMAHEYLQSFQSFGVRLRDFQKAALEDWVQEYRGDLGTALTDVVGMDAFLADFDLYFAKLFDGLRHDSGDPVEWGEKALAHYGKLRLDAHTRRLVFSDGLDLPTAFSLYRHFADRTMTGFGIGTNLSNDVGVKPLNVVMKLMSCNGQPVAKLSDSPGKTLCKDETFLAYLRQVFNHQMDAS, encoded by the coding sequence ATGACACCAATTGTCCGCAGCCTGCTCGAGACCGACCTCTATAAATTCACCATGTGGCAGGCACTCCTGCACAAACATCCTTCGGCCCAGGCCGAGTATGCATTCGTGTGCCGCAACGAGCCGGCCTATCCGCTGGCAGAACTGAAAGCGGACGTGGAGCGGGAACTGGATCATCTGTGCCAGCTCTCGTTTACGCTGGAGGAAATTGACTACCTGCGCTCACTGCGCTTCATCAAAAGCGACTTCGCCGATTTTTTGACCGTGTTTCGCTTTCAGCGCCGTTTCATCGAGGTCAGCACCGATGGCGGCACGCTGCTGATCCGCGCTGCCGGACCCCAGGTCCACGTGATGGGCTTCGAGATTTACGTCCTGTATATCGTCAACGAACTGTATTTCCGGCGCTTTGACCAGGATGCGGCGCTGGCCGAAGGACGCAAGCGGCTGGCGGCCAAGATCACGCTGCTGCGCGCGTTTGCCGAAGAAGCGCCGTGCCGCCATCCCTTCGAGTTCTTCGACTTTGGCGTGCGCCGCCGTTTTTCCGGCGCCTGGCATGAGGAAGTCGTCGCCACCCTGGCGCGCGAAGTGCCGGATTATTTCAAGGGCACGTCCAACGTTTACCTCGCCATGAAGTACAAGCTGGTCCCCATCGGCACCATGGCCCACGAGTACCTGCAAAGCTTCCAGTCCTTTGGCGTGCGCCTGCGCGACTTTCAGAAGGCGGCCCTGGAAGACTGGGTGCAGGAGTATCGCGGCGACCTCGGTACCGCGCTGACCGATGTGGTTGGCATGGATGCCTTTTTGGCCGACTTTGACCTGTATTTCGCCAAGCTGTTCGACGGCTTGCGGCACGATTCCGGCGACCCGGTGGAGTGGGGTGAAAAGGCGCTGGCTCATTACGGGAAACTTCGCCTTGATGCCCATACGCGGCGCCTGGTGTTCTCCGACGGGCTGGATCTGCCTACCGCGTTTTCGCTGTACCGCCATTTCGCCGACCGCACCATGACCGGCTTTGGCATCGGCACCAATCTGTCCAACGATGTTGGCGTCAAGCCGCTTAATGTCGTGATGAAGCTGATGTCCTGCAATGGACAGCCGGTGGCCAAGCTGTCCGATTCGCCGGGCAAGACCCTGTGCAAGGACGAGACCTTCCTGGCCTATCTGCGCCAGGTCTTCAACCATCAAATGGACGCATCATGA
- a CDS encoding bifunctional nicotinamide-nucleotide adenylyltransferase/Nudix hydroxylase gives MNMDVAVVIGRFQPFHCGHEALLRKALAVAPRVVVVLGSSFHARSAKSPFSWQERAAMIEAVLSDEERKRVAFVPVRDYQDDVQWAQVVQQSVEAAVPDAAQVAVVGFYKDASSYYLNRFPEWETVAVEAPGQVDAADIRRVYFEADDIDIALSVLEKSVPPAVRSFLKSWAVLPDYAALAEEHAFVQKYKAAWSKAPYAPIFSTVDAVVICADHVLLIKRGGFPGKGQWAVPGGFVEQRERLLQSTLRELEEETKLAVLASTMEAALVDVRVFDNPDRSQRGRTITHAHYFELQSDTLPSVEASDDAALVQWVAIADLGDMEEEFYEDHFMILDYHLHVSKDRQVTV, from the coding sequence ATGAACATGGACGTAGCAGTAGTAATCGGACGCTTTCAGCCTTTTCATTGCGGTCACGAGGCCTTGCTGCGCAAAGCGCTGGCGGTCGCGCCCAGGGTCGTGGTCGTGCTGGGATCATCGTTCCACGCGCGCAGCGCCAAGAGTCCTTTCAGCTGGCAGGAACGGGCGGCGATGATCGAGGCTGTGCTCAGTGACGAGGAGCGCAAGCGCGTGGCATTTGTGCCGGTGCGCGACTACCAGGACGATGTGCAGTGGGCCCAGGTGGTGCAGCAGTCGGTGGAAGCTGCAGTGCCGGACGCGGCCCAGGTCGCGGTGGTGGGGTTCTACAAGGATGCGTCGAGCTACTATCTCAACCGCTTTCCCGAGTGGGAAACGGTGGCTGTCGAGGCCCCGGGCCAGGTCGACGCGGCCGATATCCGGCGCGTGTATTTCGAGGCCGACGATATCGACATCGCCCTGAGTGTGCTGGAAAAGAGCGTGCCGCCGGCAGTGCGCAGCTTCCTCAAATCCTGGGCGGTGCTGCCTGACTACGCAGCGCTGGCGGAAGAACACGCATTCGTGCAAAAGTACAAGGCCGCATGGAGCAAGGCGCCATACGCACCCATCTTTTCCACGGTGGACGCTGTCGTGATCTGCGCGGACCACGTTTTGCTGATCAAGCGCGGCGGCTTTCCGGGCAAAGGCCAGTGGGCGGTACCGGGTGGCTTTGTCGAACAGCGCGAGCGGCTGCTGCAGTCGACCCTGCGTGAGCTGGAAGAAGAGACCAAGCTTGCCGTGCTGGCCTCCACCATGGAAGCGGCGCTGGTTGATGTGCGAGTGTTCGACAATCCCGACCGCAGCCAGCGCGGCCGCACTATCACCCACGCCCATTACTTCGAGCTGCAGTCGGACACGCTGCCCAGTGTGGAAGCGTCGGATGATGCAGCGCTGGTGCAGTGGGTGGCCATTGCCGACCTGGGCGACATGGAAGAGGAATTCTACGAAGACCATTTCATGATTCTCGACTACCACCTTCACGTAAGCAAAGACCGGCAAGTCACTGTTTAA
- a CDS encoding IS3 family transposase (programmed frameshift), which translates to MTRNKQTIEVVTVSQERRRRWSADEKAALVRETYEPGMNVSLVARKHGVGASQLFNWRKLEREGALTAVTAGESVVPASELAAARAQIAQLQRMLGKKTMEAEILKEAVEFAREKKLDCALALVGQGRPVKPVCSALGVARSHVTLMLARSADWVDGRTVQTFHQPADAILVDAVRAEITALPTYGYRRAGALVNRTRALMGLQAINHKRFYRVMKEYRLLLQKAPKRPVSGRVHDGVVGVAEPNQRWCSDGFEIACDNGEVVTGVFMKDCCDREIIAWRAWAERGLPGEPVRDMLVEAVEARFGQASVGETRLEFLSDNGGAYRAHETHALAREMGIEPVHTPVCSPQSNGIAESFVNTFKRDYVSMMDRSNAEVVLAQLPDAFTHFNEVHPHSSLKLKSPRMFRRELARRAQESGAN; encoded by the exons ATGACTAGGAACAAGCAAACAATCGAAGTGGTGACGGTATCCCAGGAGCGCCGCAGGCGCTGGTCTGCCGATGAAAAAGCGGCGCTGGTACGCGAGACATACGAGCCCGGAATGAACGTGTCACTGGTGGCCCGCAAGCATGGCGTTGGGGCCAGCCAGCTGTTCAATTGGCGCAAACTCGAACGCGAAGGCGCACTCACCGCGGTCACCGCGGGTGAGTCGGTGGTGCCGGCCAGCGAACTGGCTGCCGCCCGTGCCCAGATCGCCCAGCTGCAGCGCATGCTCGGCAAGAAAACGATGGAAGCGGAGATCTTGAAGGAGGCAGTCGAGTTCGCTCGCGAAAAAAAGT TGGATTGCGCGCTCGCCCTTGTTGGGCAAGGACGACCAGTGAAGCCGGTCTGTTCTGCTCTGGGCGTGGCGCGCTCTCACGTTACGCTGATGCTGGCACGTTCTGCCGACTGGGTCGACGGTCGTACGGTACAAACGTTCCACCAGCCTGCCGATGCCATTCTGGTCGACGCTGTGCGCGCCGAGATCACCGCGCTGCCGACCTATGGTTACCGCCGGGCCGGCGCTCTGGTCAACCGCACGCGCGCCTTGATGGGCCTGCAAGCGATCAACCACAAGCGCTTTTACCGAGTGATGAAGGAATACCGACTTCTGCTGCAGAAGGCGCCAAAGCGGCCGGTCAGCGGTCGCGTGCACGATGGCGTCGTTGGCGTCGCCGAACCGAATCAGCGCTGGTGCTCGGACGGCTTCGAGATCGCTTGCGACAACGGCGAAGTCGTCACTGGCGTGTTCATGAAGGATTGCTGCGACCGCGAGATCATTGCGTGGCGCGCATGGGCTGAACGGGGCCTGCCGGGCGAGCCGGTGCGTGACATGCTGGTGGAAGCGGTCGAAGCGCGATTTGGCCAGGCGAGCGTTGGCGAGACGAGGCTGGAGTTCTTGAGCGACAACGGTGGCGCCTACCGCGCCCACGAAACGCATGCTCTGGCGCGGGAGATGGGCATCGAGCCGGTACACACACCGGTGTGCAGTCCGCAGTCGAACGGTATCGCCGAGAGCTTTGTGAACACGTTTAAACGGGACTACGTGAGCATGATGGACCGCAGCAACGCCGAAGTCGTTCTCGCTCAACTGCCAGACGCCTTTACCCATTTCAATGAGGTTCATCCGCACTCATCGTTGAAGTTAAAATCGCCTCGCATGTTCAGGAGGGAGCTGGCACGCCGGGCTCAGGAAAGCGGCGCTAATTAG
- a CDS encoding IS5 family transposase produces the protein MQKSFSDLEYAAKKKLTRRDRFLAEIDVATPWGKLHKLIEPHYPKVTGAGRPPIGLARMLRMYVAQQCFGLSDEGIEDAIYDSQAIRAFVGIDLNRESAPDATTLLKFRHLLEAKGLTQKIFEAINAHLAAKGLMMREGTIVDATLIAAPPSTKNKDGERDPEMHQSKKGNDWHFGMKAHIGVDAASGLVHTVVGTAGNVSDVTQAHALLHGDEVAAFGDAGYQGVEKRAENIGKPVTWHVAMKRAKRKALPKNKLGRMTEKLEHLKASVRAKVEHPFHVIKNLFRHRKTRYRGLAKNTAQLFTLFGFANLVLAGRRFTITETRRVS, from the coding sequence ATGCAAAAGAGCTTTTCCGACCTTGAGTACGCCGCTAAGAAGAAGCTGACGCGCCGCGACCGCTTCCTCGCTGAGATCGACGTGGCGACGCCGTGGGGCAAGCTGCATAAGCTGATCGAGCCGCACTATCCGAAGGTGACTGGTGCAGGCCGTCCGCCGATCGGCTTGGCGCGCATGCTGCGCATGTATGTGGCCCAGCAGTGTTTTGGTCTGTCCGATGAGGGTATTGAGGACGCCATTTACGACAGCCAGGCGATCCGCGCTTTTGTTGGTATAGACCTCAATCGCGAGAGCGCACCGGACGCGACGACGCTGCTCAAGTTTCGCCACTTGCTCGAAGCAAAGGGGCTGACGCAGAAGATCTTCGAAGCGATCAACGCGCACCTGGCGGCCAAAGGATTGATGATGCGCGAAGGGACCATTGTGGATGCCACCTTGATTGCCGCGCCACCGTCGACCAAAAACAAAGACGGCGAGCGCGACCCGGAAATGCACCAATCGAAGAAGGGCAATGACTGGCATTTCGGGATGAAAGCGCACATCGGCGTTGACGCTGCATCGGGCCTTGTGCATACCGTCGTGGGCACCGCTGGCAATGTCTCCGATGTGACGCAAGCACACGCTCTGCTGCACGGCGATGAAGTGGCGGCCTTTGGCGACGCCGGTTATCAGGGCGTTGAAAAGCGGGCCGAGAACATCGGCAAACCGGTGACCTGGCACGTGGCGATGAAGCGCGCCAAACGCAAGGCGCTGCCGAAGAACAAGCTCGGCCGCATGACCGAAAAGCTTGAGCATCTCAAGGCGAGCGTGCGCGCGAAAGTCGAGCATCCATTTCATGTCATCAAGAACCTGTTCCGTCATCGGAAGACGCGCTACCGTGGCTTGGCGAAGAACACCGCCCAGTTGTTCACACTGTTCGGCTTCGCCAATCTGGTGCTGGCCGGCCGGCGATTTACGATCACTGAAACCCGAAGAGTGTCCTGA
- a CDS encoding type VI secretion system Vgr family protein — MDISIDLSTLGMLCTGLSQHARMLTLASAQDRGLPESLMAETMHGREAVNELFMFDVDALSVSTDLDLSVFLGEELTIGLLQPDGSRRTWHGICTHAAWQGADGGVARYKLRLEPALSMLAHRRDSYIFQDKNVQEIVSELLADYPQVRFDFDITQPLAQRPIVTQYRESDYDFLTRLLATEGLNWRFEHDQADDDSAGGDGHARHRVIFFDSTALAPATPGGDRIRFHGVRATEADDAIDQFRARRQVQANAVSISSWDPDQLLAPAAQQQSHLDAGELPDIAIYDGSGERIASDNDMADSHSELMLKALELDNKTYAGAGAVRRLAAGYAFDLTQHDHVAQGETRFKVLWVEHHARNNFASQIKDARHAVEAGTYRNTFACVRDCVAMVPARAAAPQATTALGPQTALIVGLPEAVATTSRDHRVKLQFAWQRGMAANPGGVAHNTDEKGHAPGDDTSGTWVRVAEALAGPNWGSQFTPRIGTEVLVDFIEGDMDRPIVVAQLYTGADLPPFSAGADSGANHAGTLSGIHSHNFNGSGFNQWQIDDTTGQVRTRLASSTAATQLNLGYLIAQQPSSAQRGSYRGSGFELRTDAWGVVRGGGGVLLSTSARAIGSGVASTQMDAQEAVALLKGAEDLGTTLGDAAREQEALVSDDAAKSHADLIAKIDPDANGKYGGAVNGQDASKTLAGSRELDASQPVEKFASPVVLMASAASINLATPASTALYAGEQLQWTTQSDLHVAAAHTVASVAANAATMFSHTGGIQAIAANGPVSLQAHTDQLEILADQAITVISVNGAIEIKAKEKIVLQAGQSSITLEGGNITFACPGNFTVKGGQHPFDGGSTKVPTLKGLPDSRLKLFDEAFVITDADGQPMANLPYRIKLADGSFQDGITDDLGCTHAVQSAEPEALSLMVEDIYV; from the coding sequence ATGGACATAAGCATCGACCTCTCCACTCTTGGCATGCTGTGCACCGGCCTGAGCCAGCACGCGCGCATGCTCACGCTGGCCAGCGCCCAGGATCGCGGTTTGCCGGAGTCGCTGATGGCAGAAACGATGCACGGCCGCGAGGCTGTCAACGAGCTGTTCATGTTCGATGTCGATGCGCTCAGCGTCTCGACGGACCTGGACCTGAGCGTGTTCCTGGGAGAGGAACTGACCATTGGATTGCTGCAGCCTGACGGCAGTCGCCGCACGTGGCACGGCATCTGCACCCACGCTGCGTGGCAAGGCGCTGACGGTGGCGTGGCACGCTACAAGCTGCGTCTGGAGCCTGCGCTGTCGATGCTCGCGCACCGGCGCGACAGCTACATTTTCCAGGACAAGAACGTGCAGGAGATCGTGAGCGAGCTGCTGGCCGACTACCCGCAAGTGCGCTTTGACTTCGACATCACGCAGCCACTTGCGCAACGGCCGATCGTGACGCAGTACCGCGAGAGCGACTACGATTTCCTGACGCGCCTGCTGGCCACCGAAGGCTTGAACTGGCGCTTTGAACATGACCAGGCAGATGACGACAGTGCTGGCGGTGACGGACACGCGCGCCATCGCGTCATCTTCTTTGACAGCACTGCGCTTGCACCGGCGACGCCCGGGGGCGACCGCATTCGCTTTCACGGCGTGCGCGCCACCGAGGCCGACGACGCAATAGACCAATTCCGGGCGCGCCGCCAGGTGCAGGCCAACGCTGTGAGTATCAGCAGCTGGGATCCCGATCAGCTCTTGGCACCGGCGGCGCAGCAGCAGTCGCACCTCGATGCCGGCGAACTGCCCGATATCGCCATCTATGATGGCAGCGGCGAACGGATCGCCAGCGATAACGACATGGCCGATTCGCACAGTGAGCTGATGCTCAAGGCCCTGGAGCTTGACAACAAGACCTATGCCGGCGCGGGCGCTGTGCGCAGGCTGGCTGCCGGTTACGCATTCGACCTCACCCAGCACGATCATGTTGCACAGGGCGAGACGCGCTTCAAGGTGTTGTGGGTGGAGCACCACGCCCGCAACAACTTCGCCTCGCAGATCAAGGACGCGCGCCACGCCGTTGAAGCTGGCACTTACCGCAATACGTTCGCGTGCGTGCGGGACTGCGTGGCCATGGTGCCGGCGCGGGCAGCAGCACCGCAGGCCACGACCGCGCTCGGGCCACAGACGGCACTGATCGTCGGGCTGCCGGAGGCGGTGGCAACGACCAGCCGCGATCATCGCGTCAAGCTGCAGTTTGCGTGGCAGCGCGGCATGGCCGCCAATCCCGGCGGTGTTGCGCATAACACTGACGAGAAAGGCCACGCTCCAGGGGATGACACGTCAGGCACCTGGGTGCGCGTGGCGGAGGCGCTGGCGGGCCCCAATTGGGGCTCGCAGTTCACACCGCGAATCGGCACCGAAGTGCTGGTCGACTTCATTGAAGGCGACATGGACCGGCCGATTGTCGTCGCGCAGCTTTATACAGGCGCCGACCTGCCGCCGTTTTCGGCCGGTGCGGATTCTGGTGCAAATCATGCCGGCACGCTGTCGGGCATCCATAGTCATAATTTTAATGGCAGCGGTTTTAATCAATGGCAGATTGATGACACGACCGGGCAGGTACGCACACGGCTGGCCAGCAGTACGGCTGCCACGCAGCTCAATCTCGGTTATCTGATCGCGCAGCAGCCCTCTTCCGCGCAGCGTGGCAGCTATCGCGGCAGCGGGTTCGAGCTGCGCACCGATGCCTGGGGCGTGGTACGCGGTGGTGGAGGCGTGCTGCTGTCGACCAGCGCGCGCGCGATAGGCAGCGGTGTCGCTTCAACACAGATGGATGCGCAGGAGGCTGTCGCCTTGCTCAAGGGGGCTGAGGATTTGGGCACCACGCTAGGCGACGCAGCGAGAGAACAAGAGGCGCTCGTCAGCGATGATGCGGCAAAGTCGCACGCCGATTTAATCGCGAAGATCGATCCAGACGCGAACGGCAAATATGGTGGCGCGGTCAATGGTCAGGATGCCTCGAAAACCCTGGCTGGTTCGCGGGAACTCGATGCATCGCAGCCGGTTGAAAAATTCGCGTCGCCAGTTGTGCTGATGGCGTCGGCGGCGTCGATCAACTTGGCTACCCCGGCCTCCACGGCGCTGTACGCCGGCGAGCAGCTGCAATGGACGACGCAGTCGGACCTGCATGTGGCAGCGGCGCACACGGTCGCGTCGGTGGCGGCGAATGCGGCGACCATGTTTTCACACACTGGCGGGATCCAGGCGATCGCTGCGAATGGACCGGTGTCGCTGCAGGCGCACACGGATCAGCTGGAGATTCTGGCCGATCAGGCGATTACGGTCATTTCGGTGAACGGCGCGATTGAGATCAAGGCCAAGGAAAAGATTGTTCTGCAAGCCGGGCAATCGTCTATCACGCTTGAAGGGGGCAATATCACTTTCGCGTGTCCTGGAAACTTTACGGTGAAAGGCGGGCAGCATCCTTTCGACGGAGGAAGCACGAAAGTTCCCACGTTGAAGGGCCTTCCCGATAGCCGGTTGAAATTGTTCGATGAAGCTTTCGTAATCACGGATGCCGACGGCCAACCCATGGCCAATCTTCCTTATCGGATCAAACTCGCCGACGGAAGTTTTCAAGACGGCATTACGGACGACCTGGGGTGTACGCATGCCGTACAGAGCGCCGAACCAGAGGCGTTATCTCTGATGGTGGAGGACATTTACGTCTAA
- the icmH gene encoding type IVB secretion system protein IcmH/DotU, which produces MTSMTAPSLIGASAQAPAQSAAPQTLLDLMYDGFYALFMLKNGNGPQDNADFAQKMAQFLDEFGRGAKKQNASADDIDAAKYAFCAAVDEIILRSSFSIRDDWARRPLQLVLFGDQLAGENFFNRLESLRARGSVHLQALEVFHMCLLLGFQGKYIIEGTEKLNYLTARLGDEIANMKGKRGGFAPHAERPDAIVHKLRSDLPLWVLCSVFGLICILGYIGLRASLSSNTEQSIAAYNDVVKLAPKAANLTITLP; this is translated from the coding sequence ATGACCTCGATGACCGCACCATCCCTGATCGGCGCCAGCGCCCAGGCACCGGCGCAAAGCGCAGCACCGCAAACCCTGCTCGACCTGATGTATGACGGCTTCTATGCCCTCTTCATGCTCAAGAACGGCAATGGCCCCCAGGACAATGCCGACTTCGCGCAAAAGATGGCGCAGTTCCTGGACGAATTCGGGCGCGGTGCGAAGAAGCAGAATGCGTCCGCCGACGACATCGACGCGGCCAAGTACGCGTTCTGCGCGGCCGTGGACGAGATCATTTTGCGCTCATCGTTTTCGATTCGTGACGACTGGGCGCGCCGCCCGCTGCAGCTGGTGCTGTTCGGCGACCAGCTGGCCGGCGAAAACTTCTTCAACCGCCTGGAGTCGCTGCGCGCGCGCGGCAGCGTGCACCTGCAGGCGCTGGAAGTTTTTCATATGTGCCTGCTGCTGGGCTTCCAGGGCAAGTACATCATCGAAGGAACGGAAAAACTCAACTACCTGACCGCACGCCTGGGCGACGAGATCGCCAACATGAAGGGCAAGCGAGGCGGCTTTGCCCCGCATGCCGAGCGGCCCGACGCGATTGTCCACAAGCTGCGCAGCGACCTGCCGCTGTGGGTACTGTGCTCGGTCTTTGGCCTGATCTGCATCCTGGGCTATATCGGCCTGCGCGCATCGCTGAGCAGCAATACCGAGCAAAGCATCGCCGCTTACAACGACGTGGTCAAGCTCGCGCCAAAAGCTGCCAATCTGACCATCACACTTCCGTAA
- the tssK gene encoding type VI secretion system baseplate subunit TssK, which yields MTSKVLWGEGLFLRPQHFQQQDQYHEHRLHESLKAIHPYAWGVNQLQLDRDALSNNALRVLELSLRFQDGELYDAPGADDLPETVDLSGLLQSQQSVTYYAALPAFKPFGGNFGQGGQPSNAARFVQDNRDTPDLYTQAAQAQLSYLKKTVRLVSEFEPRDSYVHFPLVRLRRVATGGFEVDPTFVPPSLSVRAAPILFLQLRRLIDALQAKVSALYGHHREPSKNVIEFRSGDMSSFWLLHTASSAYASLAHYFHHPALHPERLYEQLLGVAGGLMTFSKSWTLADLPAYVHNDPGPCFAKLHMIIRELLDTVISSKYFAIALTQVRPSYYIGMLDSGKIDDKTTFYLAVSADMTAVELVDVVPLRFKVGAPDDVEKFVLSAMPGVRLQHAPQVPAAVPVRPDTVYFTIEAKGQMYERMLQAQSISIYVPSGMRELSLELVAVTS from the coding sequence ATGACGAGCAAAGTACTCTGGGGCGAGGGCCTGTTCCTGCGCCCCCAGCACTTCCAGCAGCAGGATCAGTATCACGAGCATCGCCTGCATGAAAGCCTGAAGGCCATCCATCCTTACGCGTGGGGCGTCAACCAGCTGCAGCTGGACCGCGATGCGCTGTCCAACAATGCGCTGCGGGTGCTGGAGCTGTCATTGCGCTTCCAGGACGGCGAACTGTACGACGCACCGGGCGCCGACGACCTGCCGGAAACGGTGGACCTGTCGGGCCTCTTGCAATCGCAGCAGAGCGTGACCTACTACGCCGCCCTGCCCGCCTTCAAGCCTTTCGGCGGCAATTTCGGCCAAGGCGGCCAGCCATCGAATGCGGCCCGCTTCGTGCAGGACAACCGCGACACGCCCGACCTGTACACGCAGGCGGCCCAGGCGCAGCTGTCGTACCTGAAAAAGACCGTGCGCCTGGTGTCCGAATTCGAGCCGCGCGACTCCTACGTCCACTTCCCGCTGGTGCGCCTGCGCCGCGTGGCCACCGGCGGCTTCGAGGTCGATCCGACCTTCGTGCCGCCTAGCCTGTCGGTGCGCGCAGCGCCGATCCTGTTCCTTCAGCTGCGCCGCCTGATCGATGCCCTGCAGGCCAAGGTCAGCGCGCTGTACGGCCACCACCGCGAACCGAGCAAGAATGTGATCGAGTTTCGCTCCGGCGACATGTCGTCGTTTTGGCTGCTCCATACCGCCAGTTCGGCCTATGCCTCGCTGGCGCACTACTTCCATCATCCGGCCCTGCATCCGGAGCGGCTGTACGAACAGTTGCTGGGCGTGGCCGGCGGCCTGATGACGTTTTCCAAGAGCTGGACACTGGCCGACCTGCCGGCTTACGTGCATAACGATCCGGGACCCTGCTTTGCGAAGCTGCATATGATCATTCGTGAGCTGCTGGACACCGTAATATCGTCCAAGTACTTCGCTATTGCCTTGACGCAAGTCAGGCCTTCCTACTACATCGGCATGCTCGATTCTGGCAAGATAGATGACAAGACCACCTTCTATCTTGCGGTATCGGCCGACATGACGGCGGTCGAACTGGTGGATGTGGTGCCACTGCGCTTTAAGGTCGGCGCGCCCGACGACGTCGAAAAGTTCGTGCTCTCGGCCATGCCGGGCGTGCGCCTGCAGCATGCGCCGCAGGTGCCGGCAGCGGTGCCGGTGCGCCCCGACACCGTGTACTTCACGATTGAAGCGAAAGGCCAGATGTACGAGCGCATGCTGCAGGCGCAGTCGATCTCGATCTACGTCCCATCCGGCATGCGCGAACTGTCGCTCGAACTCGTAGCCGTAACCTCCTGA